Part of the Paenibacillus terrae HPL-003 genome is shown below.
ATATATGAACTAGTTGATTCATCGCTAAAAAGTAGACATCTTCATTATATTGTACATGAGCACCTTATTTCTTCCCACTTTTTTGTTAAGATTTATGAAGAAAAAAAGAATCCGGGGGAAAACTCAAAACAAAACCAGATAAAGCCGGATTGACACTTACTTTTTTTCATGAGAAAATAAGCTAACGAACGTTAGGTAGGTGATGAATATTGGGTATGGAAGATATCCGAAAGGCTGCTCTTTGCCAATTTGCCGCCAATGGGTATGAGGGAGCATCCTTGAGTAGTATTGCCGCTGAGGTCGGTATTCGAAAACCGTCCATTTATGCTCATTTTCAGGGCAAGGACGATCTGTTTTTGCAGGTAGTGAAGTACGCTTTTCATGAGCAGACTTTACGCATCTTTAAATATTTTTCGGATCGCAAAGATGAACCGCTGGAACATACGCTGCATGGCTTTTTGATCTGGATGGGACGGGAGTACGAGAACAACAGCACGGCCAAGTTTATGCTGCGCGTTTCTTTCTTTCCGCCTGTGCCTTTGTACAACGAGGTTCTGGATATCGTTAATCCTTTTCTGGAAAGTATGGAGCAGAAATTAACCCGCATCCTGCGGAAAGCATGTGACACGGCACCCTTCGGTCATATGGAGCCAGTGGATGTGGCTTTATCCTA
Proteins encoded:
- a CDS encoding TetR family transcriptional regulator is translated as MGMEDIRKAALCQFAANGYEGASLSSIAAEVGIRKPSIYAHFQGKDDLFLQVVKYAFHEQTLRIFKYFSDRKDEPLEHTLHGFLIWMGREYENNSTAKFMLRVSFFPPVPLYNEVLDIVNPFLESMEQKLTRILRKACDTAPFGHMEPVDVALSYMTLLDGIMVELLYSGSTNYHRRLNTAWPIFWRGITLIPPHEA